In bacterium, the following are encoded in one genomic region:
- the radC gene encoding DNA repair protein RadC, producing MWSKNGEIYFRAKKGILTPEKKRELLEELNLKTKEDCDRLREEVKKELAKRRENVPIKDWIPEERPREMLMKYGADKLPLSKLLAIILRTGREGVSAEELAKRLLNHFKSLRELDSVPIPELCKIEGIGMVKAVQIKAAFELGKRLFRESAEERKRIGSPDDAIEYVSEYYGPYLKDAKKEFFQVILLDIKNKPIDKIELSKGSIDATVVDPKEIVKEATLRSASAVILVHNHPSGDTTPSSDDISLTRRIVEACNLVGVKVLDHIIIGKTKEKYFSFAKEGLLK from the coding sequence ATGTGGAGCAAAAACGGTGAGATTTACTTCCGGGCGAAAAAGGGGATTCTAACGCCCGAGAAAAAGAGAGAACTTCTTGAGGAGCTGAATTTGAAAACTAAAGAGGACTGTGATAGGTTGCGGGAGGAAGTGAAGAAGGAACTCGCTAAGCGCAGGGAAAATGTCCCCATCAAGGATTGGATTCCCGAGGAAAGACCAAGGGAGATGCTTATGAAATATGGAGCGGATAAGCTCCCTCTCTCAAAGCTATTGGCGATAATCTTGCGGACAGGGAGAGAGGGTGTGAGCGCCGAGGAATTGGCGAAGAGATTGCTCAATCATTTCAAGAGCCTCAGGGAATTGGATTCAGTGCCCATCCCCGAGCTCTGCAAGATTGAGGGGATTGGAATGGTGAAGGCAGTGCAAATAAAAGCGGCATTTGAGCTCGGGAAAAGGCTGTTTAGAGAATCCGCGGAGGAAAGAAAGAGGATAGGAAGCCCCGATGACGCAATTGAATATGTTTCCGAATACTACGGACCCTATCTCAAAGACGCGAAGAAGGAGTTCTTTCAGGTCATCCTTTTGGATATCAAGAATAAACCAATAGACAAGATTGAACTGAGCAAGGGAAGCATTGACGCGACGGTCGTTGACCCGAAGGAGATTGTAAAAGAGGCAACCTTGCGTTCAGCGAGCGCCGTTATCCTCGTCCACAACCATCCCTCAGGCGATACAACTCCCTCCTCAGATGACATCAGCTTGACAAGGAGAATCGTTGAAGCCTGCAATTTAGTGGGAGTGAAGGTCCTGGACCATATAATAATTGGAAAAACTAAGGAAAAATACTTCAGCTTCGCCAAAGAGGGATTGCTTAAATGA